Proteins co-encoded in one Rhodococcus sp. PAMC28707 genomic window:
- a CDS encoding helix-turn-helix domain-containing protein: MNPDSSSGKGRAGRPRDSSVDDRVLSATRELLMELGWEELSMRGVAARAGVGRGTIDRRWSSKAELVLHSILGATPDLEPFDGTDPNGWVRWVATGSRELFAKPEVRAAVPGLISTFTRNEDLRRQLWQSFSGPPAELFSAGSSRDAADDAMLDARALIAMAAGASLFLSIIATEDDTDPVHLRIEELLLRAIDQKPR; the protein is encoded by the coding sequence ATGAATCCGGACAGCAGTAGCGGCAAAGGTCGGGCTGGCCGCCCCCGAGACAGCAGCGTCGACGACCGAGTGTTGTCGGCTACCCGCGAGCTACTGATGGAGCTCGGTTGGGAAGAATTGAGCATGCGTGGCGTCGCGGCCCGTGCCGGCGTCGGTCGCGGCACCATCGATCGAAGATGGTCGTCCAAAGCTGAGCTGGTGTTGCACTCGATCCTCGGAGCAACCCCCGACCTCGAACCGTTCGACGGTACGGACCCGAACGGTTGGGTGCGATGGGTGGCAACAGGCAGCCGCGAGCTGTTCGCCAAACCAGAAGTGCGCGCAGCAGTTCCGGGTCTGATCAGTACCTTCACTCGTAACGAGGATCTTCGTCGTCAGCTCTGGCAGAGCTTCAGCGGGCCTCCCGCCGAACTGTTCTCCGCAGGTTCGTCGCGGGATGCAGCGGACGACGCCATGCTCGACGCTAGAGCGCTGATCGCGATGGCGGCGGGAGCCTCACTGTTTCTCAGTATCATTGCGACAGAGGATGATACGGATCCTGTTCATCTTCGGATCGAAGAGCTTTTACTTCGCGCGATCGATCAGAAACCACGGTAG
- a CDS encoding cholesterol oxidase substrate-binding domain-containing protein: MVEQNVHGSLSRRRFFGAAAATAVAAAVAGSQWSLAAAAPVGEASLTVPPEFPGGIDLYQQSYVNWSKEIVFDHVWTCAPRGEGEVVTLANWAAKHGYTLRARGSMHGWSPLTVVPGYPVDKVVLLDTTTHLIGVSVDPTGSPATVTAQGGASLLSILTALEGHGLGWSSIPAIGDITIGGALAIDAHGATPPADGESAVPGTSFGTVSNLVTALTAVVWDDSVGEYVARAFIRSDPAIRPLLTHLGRTFITSVTLQAGADKRLRCLSTFDVGWQELFAPAGSPGRTFEKYLAEFGSVEAIWFPFTQEPWLKIWSDEPNRPEQSREVTGPYNYAFSDMIPEPLTDGLGVVATQLAAGTPAFGASQLDAVKAGMALTGTADIWGTSKNVRLYLRATTLRVTAGGGVVLALRSDVATIIHDMTNWIDERLTHYSSLGQYPVNGPFEVRLCGLDKDADVSVESSGPPSLSALSPVPGHPEWDTAIWLNVVSFPGTPGMHAFFREMELWMHGHYCGSLGTMRPEYSKGWAFTNDQSHADTEFLTRTLPSRYPEWESASAAFDEFDPRRIFRNPFLDKVMP; encoded by the coding sequence ATGGTCGAACAAAACGTACACGGGTCGCTGTCGCGGCGCCGCTTCTTCGGCGCTGCGGCCGCCACCGCGGTAGCAGCCGCAGTCGCGGGGTCCCAATGGTCGCTCGCCGCTGCTGCACCGGTCGGCGAGGCCTCGCTCACGGTGCCGCCCGAGTTCCCCGGGGGAATCGACCTCTATCAGCAGAGCTACGTGAACTGGTCCAAAGAGATCGTCTTCGACCACGTCTGGACATGCGCACCGCGGGGTGAAGGCGAGGTGGTGACGCTGGCCAACTGGGCCGCGAAGCACGGCTACACGCTACGAGCACGCGGCTCCATGCACGGCTGGAGTCCGTTGACGGTGGTCCCCGGATACCCCGTCGACAAGGTAGTTCTCCTCGACACGACCACGCACCTGATCGGCGTGAGCGTGGATCCGACGGGGTCCCCTGCCACGGTGACCGCTCAGGGTGGCGCGAGCCTGCTGTCCATATTGACCGCACTCGAAGGCCACGGACTGGGTTGGTCGAGTATCCCGGCCATCGGCGACATCACCATCGGCGGCGCTCTCGCTATCGACGCGCACGGCGCCACCCCTCCAGCCGACGGAGAAAGTGCAGTCCCCGGAACCAGCTTCGGTACCGTCAGCAATCTTGTCACCGCCCTGACGGCTGTGGTCTGGGACGATTCCGTAGGAGAATACGTCGCGCGGGCCTTCATCCGTTCCGACCCGGCCATTCGCCCACTGCTCACTCACCTGGGCCGCACCTTCATCACCTCGGTGACGCTCCAGGCAGGCGCCGACAAACGCCTCCGATGTCTCAGCACCTTCGACGTCGGCTGGCAGGAACTGTTCGCCCCGGCGGGTTCCCCGGGTCGGACTTTCGAGAAGTATCTCGCCGAGTTCGGAAGCGTCGAAGCCATCTGGTTCCCGTTCACCCAGGAGCCGTGGCTCAAAATATGGAGCGACGAACCGAACCGGCCGGAACAATCACGGGAAGTGACCGGACCGTACAACTACGCGTTCTCCGATATGATCCCCGAGCCGCTCACCGACGGGCTGGGTGTAGTGGCGACACAGCTCGCGGCCGGCACACCTGCATTCGGCGCGTCGCAGCTCGACGCAGTCAAGGCGGGCATGGCACTCACCGGTACCGCCGACATCTGGGGCACATCGAAGAACGTCCGCTTGTACCTGCGCGCGACCACACTGCGAGTGACCGCGGGCGGAGGCGTGGTGCTCGCACTCAGGTCCGATGTCGCCACGATCATCCACGACATGACCAACTGGATCGACGAGCGGCTCACGCATTACAGCTCACTGGGTCAGTACCCGGTCAACGGCCCTTTCGAGGTGCGCTTGTGTGGACTCGACAAAGATGCGGATGTGTCCGTGGAAAGCTCGGGCCCGCCGTCTCTTTCAGCGTTGTCCCCGGTTCCCGGCCATCCGGAATGGGACACGGCAATCTGGCTGAACGTGGTCTCTTTCCCCGGCACGCCAGGCATGCATGCATTCTTCCGCGAAATGGAGCTGTGGATGCATGGACACTATTGCGGTTCACTCGGCACTATGCGGCCCGAATACTCGAAGGGCTGGGCGTTCACCAACGACCAGTCACACGCCGACACCGAGTTTCTGACCCGAACACTCCCCTCCCGGTACCCCGAGTGGGAGTCCGCCTCCGCAGCATTCGACGAGTTCGACCCACGAAGAATCTTCCGAAACCCCTTCCTCGACAAGGTAATGCCATGA
- a CDS encoding IclR family transcriptional regulator C-terminal domain-containing protein, whose product MSGNDSSFSGRQPKAVQSALRVLEAVARAGAGVTAKDVAAVLDMPSATTYRLLNILAGEGYLVRLPDLSGFALGHKISVLIDAAVTPTVCTAAREVLADFRMTVRFGVHLAYFTNSALRIADNDPEYPMPHDESFLNRNLHAVALGKLLLAEKSDPIAALPPTGPTALTRSTIVTRSELETHLRNVRVDGFAVQTGEIDDDTACLAVPIRSQSGSLVAGLALSGSASNAVALRRCLPSLREHAQQLSPLLA is encoded by the coding sequence GTGAGCGGTAACGACAGCTCGTTCTCGGGCCGCCAACCCAAGGCTGTGCAGAGTGCGCTACGCGTGCTCGAGGCGGTAGCCCGCGCAGGTGCCGGGGTGACGGCCAAGGACGTCGCAGCGGTACTGGATATGCCCTCGGCGACTACGTACCGACTACTCAACATCCTGGCAGGGGAGGGGTACCTGGTCAGGCTTCCCGATTTATCGGGCTTTGCGCTGGGTCACAAGATCTCGGTGCTGATCGATGCCGCAGTAACCCCAACAGTCTGCACAGCTGCGCGCGAAGTTCTTGCTGACTTCCGTATGACCGTCAGATTCGGTGTACACCTGGCTTACTTCACGAACTCGGCACTTCGTATCGCAGACAATGACCCGGAGTACCCGATGCCGCACGACGAGTCGTTCTTGAATCGGAACCTGCACGCGGTTGCGCTGGGGAAGCTACTGCTTGCGGAGAAGAGTGATCCCATTGCTGCACTGCCGCCGACAGGGCCGACCGCATTGACACGTTCGACGATAGTAACTCGAAGCGAACTCGAGACACATTTACGGAATGTGCGAGTCGATGGTTTTGCCGTTCAGACCGGCGAAATCGACGACGATACCGCGTGCCTGGCAGTGCCGATCAGGTCGCAGTCCGGTTCTCTGGTTGCCGGCCTCGCACTGTCCGGTAGCGCGTCGAATGCGGTTGCGTTGCGACGGTGCTTACCCTCCTTGCGCGAGCACGCCCAGCAACTTTCTCCACTTTTGGCTTGA
- a CDS encoding DUF5313 family protein encodes MTTAPRPSVRQIAAYLAGRPLPEKFSAWVIHDITGPGSTRHYATRCIVPLVPLLAVCLLVPGPLFVRAGMMLILLLPFVYFMIALKPIYQRHRLVTHGLDPALLTAYKQRTIDDDAARYSARYRGF; translated from the coding sequence ATGACCACCGCACCTCGACCGAGCGTCCGGCAGATCGCCGCCTATCTCGCAGGCCGACCACTACCCGAGAAGTTCAGCGCCTGGGTCATCCACGACATCACCGGACCGGGTTCCACGCGGCACTACGCAACCCGATGCATCGTCCCGCTGGTCCCGCTGCTGGCCGTGTGTCTGCTCGTGCCGGGCCCACTGTTCGTCCGCGCCGGCATGATGCTGATCCTGTTGCTCCCGTTCGTCTATTTCATGATCGCTCTCAAACCGATCTATCAGCGCCATCGCCTGGTCACCCATGGGCTCGATCCCGCGCTGTTGACCGCATACAAGCAACGCACTATCGACGACGACGCGGCCCGCTATTCGGCGCGCTACCGTGGTTTCTGA
- a CDS encoding glucose 1-dehydrogenase codes for MNRLAGRVALVSGAARGMGLAHAAAMIAEGAKVVLGDILDEEGASAASELGDAAHYMHLDVTSEDSWAEAVAATTEKFGPVTVLVNNAGIVGGNLITAYETTEWQRILDINLTGTFLGIRACAQSMIDAGGGSIINISSVEGFRGSPGLHGYTATKFAVRGLTKSVALELAPKKVRVNSIHPGFVHSPMTEGIPEDFLQIPLGRGGNASEVSSMVVFLASEESSYSTGSEFIVDGGLMAGVPHRTFD; via the coding sequence ATGAATCGCTTGGCCGGACGCGTCGCATTGGTAAGCGGCGCAGCACGCGGAATGGGCCTGGCCCACGCTGCCGCGATGATCGCCGAGGGCGCAAAAGTTGTCCTGGGCGACATCCTCGACGAGGAAGGCGCTTCGGCAGCAAGCGAATTGGGCGACGCCGCACACTACATGCATCTCGACGTCACCTCGGAAGACAGCTGGGCCGAGGCCGTCGCAGCGACCACCGAGAAGTTCGGACCGGTCACAGTTCTGGTCAACAACGCCGGCATAGTAGGCGGCAACCTGATCACCGCCTACGAAACCACCGAGTGGCAGCGCATTCTCGACATCAACCTCACCGGAACGTTTCTCGGTATCCGAGCCTGCGCCCAATCGATGATCGACGCAGGTGGCGGCTCGATCATCAACATCTCCTCCGTCGAAGGGTTCCGCGGTAGTCCTGGACTGCACGGTTACACCGCCACGAAGTTCGCAGTGCGCGGCCTGACGAAATCCGTGGCGCTCGAGCTGGCGCCGAAGAAGGTACGGGTCAACTCCATTCACCCCGGCTTCGTTCACAGCCCGATGACCGAAGGCATCCCCGAAGACTTCCTACAGATCCCACTCGGTCGTGGCGGCAATGCCTCCGAAGTGTCCTCGATGGTCGTCTTCCTGGCCAGTGAAGAGTCCTCCTACTCCACCGGATCCGAGTTCATCGTCGACGGCGGGCTGATGGCAGGCGTCCCACATCGCACCTTCGACTGA
- a CDS encoding NADH:flavin oxidoreductase, with translation MKIFETADLGPLTLRNRVIKAATFEGRTPEALVTDELIDFHRAVAAGGAAMTTVAYCASSPEGRTDRHQIWMRPEAVAGLTRLTEAVHAEGAAISAQIGHAGPVANSQSNRATALASSWQISPLSMRLTRTASASDLDRIVADHARAARIAVQSGFDAVELHFGHNYLVSSFLSPALNHRSDQFGGSLENRARVARAVASAVRAEVGTEIAVTAKLNMDDGVPGGFWLDESLQVAQWLESDGSLDALELTAGSSLKNPMYLFRGDVPLRDFAASFPQPQRAGIRMVGSKFLRTYPYKEAYLLEQARQFRSAVDLPLILLGGISTRETMDLAMTEGFEFVAMARALLREPDLINRMQKEEVTSSLCIHCNRCMPTIYSGTRCVLVQEGTR, from the coding sequence ATGAAAATATTCGAAACTGCCGACCTCGGCCCCCTCACGCTACGTAACCGTGTCATCAAAGCCGCGACCTTCGAAGGACGCACCCCGGAAGCTCTGGTGACCGATGAGCTGATCGATTTCCACCGAGCCGTCGCTGCCGGCGGTGCCGCCATGACCACCGTCGCCTACTGCGCATCCTCGCCCGAGGGCAGAACCGACCGCCATCAGATTTGGATGCGCCCGGAAGCTGTTGCAGGACTCACCCGTCTGACCGAAGCCGTCCACGCCGAGGGCGCCGCCATCTCCGCTCAGATCGGGCACGCGGGACCGGTTGCGAACTCGCAATCCAACCGTGCGACGGCATTGGCCTCTTCGTGGCAGATCAGCCCTCTGAGCATGCGGCTGACGAGGACAGCGAGCGCATCCGACCTCGATCGCATCGTCGCCGATCATGCCCGCGCAGCCAGAATCGCCGTGCAGTCCGGATTCGATGCTGTCGAACTGCATTTCGGGCACAACTATCTCGTCAGCTCATTTCTCAGCCCAGCGCTGAACCACAGGTCCGACCAGTTCGGCGGGAGCCTCGAAAACCGGGCGCGCGTCGCACGGGCCGTAGCCTCGGCCGTGCGCGCCGAAGTAGGAACCGAGATCGCCGTCACCGCGAAGTTGAACATGGACGACGGAGTCCCGGGCGGCTTCTGGCTCGACGAGAGCCTCCAGGTTGCCCAGTGGCTGGAAAGCGACGGCTCGCTCGATGCGCTCGAGTTGACCGCAGGTAGTTCGCTGAAGAACCCGATGTACCTCTTTCGCGGAGATGTACCGTTACGCGACTTCGCGGCGTCGTTCCCACAACCGCAGCGAGCCGGTATCCGCATGGTGGGCAGCAAGTTCTTGCGCACTTACCCCTACAAAGAGGCTTATCTGCTCGAACAGGCACGCCAGTTCCGCAGTGCAGTGGACCTCCCGCTCATCCTTCTCGGCGGTATATCCACGCGGGAAACGATGGACCTCGCCATGACCGAAGGATTCGAGTTCGTGGCGATGGCGCGCGCACTTCTGCGTGAACCGGATTTGATCAACAGGATGCAGAAAGAGGAAGTCACTTCCTCTCTCTGCATACATTGCAATCGCTGTATGCCCACCATCTACAGCGGCACGCGCTGTGTCCTCGTACAAGAAGGAACTCGATGA